The sequence TGTATCCCATACGCCCTGCAAAAACAATCTTCAATGGTATCAAAAAAACACCGGCAGGAACAGGCCTTGTCCGGTGTTTTCATTTTTTACTGGTAACGCAGGTCGTGTATGCGCTTGGTCTTTTTTTCGCTGCGCGGCAAGCCCCCCAGTTCGACTGCCTGCGTATCGATTTTGATTCCGATACGCTTTTTAAACTCACGGCCCACAATTTCGCTCATTTCACAAATATCCGCGCCATGCTCCACCTCAAATTGCAGCAGCATATGGTCCGCGCTGCCCACCTTGTTAAGCGTCACCATATATTCGCTGCTTACCTTTTCGATCCCTTTCAAAAGAATATCGATCTGACTGGGATGGATATTAACCCCCTTGACTTTCACCACATCGTCCGTACGCCCGAGGATCCGGTCATGCCGTGGATAGCTCCGTCCGCAGGCGCATTTTCCCGGGATCAGCCGCGACATATCGTGCGTCCGGTACCGGATAAGCGGCGCGCCTTGCTTTTTGAGCGTCGTGATCACAATCTCTCCGTATTGTCCGTCCGGCACATTTTTGCCCGTCTGCGGATCGATGATCTCCATATACAGAAAATCATCGAAATAATGAAGTCCCTGGTGGCATTCGCAATCAATAGAAATGCCCGGCCCGTAAATTTCCGTTAATCCATAGATGTCAAAAAGCTCGATCCCCAGTCCCTCGCGAATGCGCTTTCTCATTTTGTCGCTCCAGCGTTCCGAGCCAATAATTCCTTTTTTGAGCGCGATTTTGTCTTTTAGTCCCAGCTTCTCCACCTGCTCCGCCAAAAGCAGCGCATAAGAAGACGTAGAACCAAGCACCGTGGTCTTCAGGTCAGTCATCATTTTCAGCTGTTTTTCCGTGTTCCCCGGGCCCATAGGCACCGCCATCGCGCCCAAAGCCTCGCAGCCCGCCTCAAAACCGATTCCTGCCGTCCATAATCCAAATCCCGGCGTAATCTGTACCCTGTCGGTATTGTTCACTCCCGCGATCTCGTAGCACCTGCGGAACATCTCGCGCCAGTCTGCAACATCCTGCTGCGTATAAGGGATGATAACAGGCTCGCCCGTCGTTCCGGACGTGGAGTGGATACGCACCACATCCTGCTCCGGTACGGCCATAAGTCCCAACGGATAAGCCTGCCGCAAATCCGTTTTGTCCGTGAACGGAATCTTGCCGATGTCGTCCGGCGATTTGATTTCGCCCGCCGCAAATCCGCATTCCGCAAACTTTTGTTTATAGAATGCGCTGTTTTCACTCACATTTTTCAGTTGCTTTTGAAACAACATGAACTGTCTCTCTTCCATACCTAATCTCCTCTAATCTATTCTCTTTCTATTGCACGGCGTCATATCCCGCCTGTAATGCCTTTAAATTCATATCCAAAATTTTCTGACTTAGCGTACGCTTTAAAAGCGCGCGCATACGCTCCAGGGAAAACGGAATCGCCCCAATACCGATCGCTGCTCCGATGAGCACGATATTCACGGTTTTCGCACTTCCGCACTGCTGCGCGATTGCGTATGCGTCGATAAAACGTACATCCGCATGCTTTTTGATATATTCGCAAATCCCATCAAGGTCATACGTCTTTTCCGAAAGCGAGGCTGTCACCGGAATTACGCGCTGCGTGCTTACGACCGCCTTGCCGCCTTTTTTAAGCCGCCCGATCTGGCGGGCCGCTTCTGCCGGTTCAAAGGCCAGGAGAAGATCGGCCGTATGCATGGGGATCACGCTGCTTTTGTCCTCCGCGTCGACCCGCACATGACTCACAACGCTGCCGCCGCGCTGCGCCATGCCGATGGTTTCGGACGAACGCACAAAACACCCGTCTTCCATCGCCGACTGCGCAATCAGCCTCGAAGCCAGAATCGTTCCCTGGCCGCCTACTCCGGCTATGAGCACATCACACTTCATGCCTGTTCCCCCTCTTTTATCGCGCCCACAGGGCACACATGCGTGCACAAGGCGCAGCCGTAGCAAAGGGACGGTTCTATTCCCACTCTGCCATCCTTTAAAGCGATCGCGGGACAACCGATCTCCCGAATACATTTTTTGCAGGAAATACATTTCCCCTGATCGACCGTATACGTTTTTTCCGGCTTATAAAGAGCGATGCACGGCGATTTGAATATAATTGCCGATACGCCCGCGTGCGCCGCCGCCTCGCCCGCCGTCTTTTTCGCCAATTCAAAATCGAGCGGATCGACAGTTTTCAAATAGCCAACACCGCACGCGCGCAATATTCCTTCGATGTCGACCGGCGCGGATCTTTCTCCCATCATCGTCGTTCCCGTGCCCGGATGCGGCTGATGTCCGGTCATCGCCGTCGTGCTGTTATCCAGCACCACCACCGTAATATTCGCCTTATTATACACCGCGTTGACCACGCCCGGTATTCCCGTATGAAAAAAGGTGGAATCCCCGATAAACGCAAAATATTTCTTATCCGGCTCCATATGATAAAGCCCCTGCGCCACGGTAATGCCCGCGCCCATGCAAAGACAGGTATCCGTCATGTCGAGCGGTTTTGCATTGCCCAGCGTATAGCACCCAATATCGCCTGTAAAAACCGCAGGAATCCCTTTCATCGCCTGCTTCACCGCATAAAAGGACGCCCTGTGCGGGCAACCTGCGCACAGCACCGGCGGCCGCACCGGAAGTTCGGGCGTTTGATCAGGTTGTTCCGTGACATCTTTCAGCCCGCAAAAAGCAGCGATCGCGCCGCGCACCGTCTCGTGCGTATATTCTCCGCACGCGGGAAGATCGCCCGTTTCTTTTCCGTAAACGTTCCACCGCAACCGGCGCCTTCCCGCAAGCCGCGCCAGGCTGTTCTCGATCACCGCGTCGAGGTCTTCAATTACCAGTATCTTCTCAAGGCCGCCCATCTTTTCCAGCATGAAATCATCCGGAAACGGGTAAGGCGTGCCGATTTTTATAAGCGTCACATCCGCGCCTATCTCTGCCACCGCTTCTTTTGCATAGGTATATGCCGCGCCGCACGCGACAATGCCGGTCCTGCTGCTCCCGCATGCATAATTCCATTCCGAGCGCGAAAATTCTTGTCCGATCTCCTTTTGCTTTTGCTCCAGAAGCCCATGGTTTTTCAGCGAGAGGCTGGGGAATATCACCCAGCGCGGATCTTTTTCAAATCCGCTAAATTCATGTTTTTGCCGGCGCTGCTCCGGATTAACAGAAGCGTACGCGTGGCAGACGCGCGTGGTTGCGCGCAAAATGACGGGCAAGCCCCATTTTTCCGAAAGCGCAAATCCGTACCGCACCATATGATAGGCTTCCTCCGGCGTGGACGGATCGAGCACAGGTAAATTCGCAAACTCCGCGAAATGCCGCGTATCCTGTTCCGTCTGGGATGAAATCGGGCCGGGATCGTCCGCGACCATCACAACCATACCGCCCCTGACTCCTAAATAAGAAAGGCACATCAACGGATCAGCCGCCACATTAAGCCCCATCTGTTTCATGGTCACAAGCACGCGCGCACCCGAAAAGCTTGCGCCGCCGCTCACTTCCATCGCCGCTTTTTCATTTACGGACCATTCCACATAGATGTCGCCCGGATTATGTTTTGCGACCGTCTCCAGCACTTCCGTCGAGGGCGTTCCCGGATACCCGCACACAAGGTTTACCCCCGCGTTGATCGCCCCCAAGGCAATCGCTTCATTTCCCATCAATAAACTCAAAAAGTCAAGCCTCCACTCATTTGCGCGGGCGCCGCCCGCTTTCAAAAACTCTTTCAATTATATCAAAATATTCCTTCCTTTGTAAAATGAAACTTATAAAACCACGTATTTCCTATCAAAAACGGTTTATGGTATAATAAAAAGAAAAGCGAAAGAAGTATTCTATGGAAAACAATGATAAAAGGATTGCGGTATTGATCGACGCGGACAACGTGTCCGACCGCTATATTAAATTTATTTTCGATGAAATCTCGAATCACGGTACGCCCACCTACAAGCGTATCTACGGGGATTGGACGACCACGCAAAACGCTTCGTGGAAAAAGGTCCTACTCGATTATTCCATCGCCCCTATCCAGCAATATGGTTACACCAGGGGTAAAAACGCTACGGATTCCGCGCTTATTATCGATGCGATGGACATCCTGTATTCCAAAAACGTGGATGGATTTTGTATCGTTTCCAGCGACAGCGACTTTACGCGCCTCGCCGCCCGCCTGCGCGAATCCGGCATGCTCGTGATCGGCATGGGCGAACAGAAAACGCCGGCCGCTTTCATCGCCGCCTGCGAAATTTTCAAGTACCTGGAAATTCTTGCGCAAAGCACGGATGAAAGCGCGGAACAGGAAGCGTCTGCTGAGGAAAAGGAAGAGAAACCCGCCAAATCGCCTATGGCGAGTAAGCAGCAACTGACCCGTTCGATCAAGGCCATCGTCAACGATATATCCGACGACGACGGATGGGCGTTTCTCGGCGCAGTGGGTAACCGCCTCAATAAACGCTATCCGGATTTTGACTCCCGCAATTATGGTTATGCCAAACTCACACAGTTGGTAGAATCCTTAAAACAATTTGATATTGATACGCGCAAAACCGCCAATCCGCATATCAAGCATAAATTCATACGCAACAAACAGGATAATAGGCCAACAAAGCGTACGCGCTGATTTCAGGCAAAATAAAACCCCGACAGCTTTGCTGCGGGGTTTTTAGTTGCAGAACGATTTCATATATACGATCAGCGAAAGCTTAAAAGCTCTTCTACCGGCTTTCGCGGCGGCATCGGAGGTTGCTCGTCCGCATAACCGACGGCGAGGATTGCCGCCACCTTTTGCCCTTCGCTTACCTGCGCCGCCCGTGCGACCTTGTCATCGTCAAATATGCCCATGATTACCGTATCCATACCTTCATCATGCGCCGCAAGACAAAACGTCTGCGTTGCGATGCCAGCGTCAAACATTTCCCAACGATCTTCCTTGCTGGTGGAAAAACTGCCGTCCCTCTCGAACCCGCTGCGGCCCGCAATATACGTCACAACCACAATCGCCAGCGCATTTTTGATAATGGCCGTATTATGCGCAAAGCCCATCACACAGTTTTCCGCAATATCGTTTTTGATCGCCTCATTCTCGATCACCACATATCTTGCAATCTGTGTGTTTTTCCACGACGGCGCGCATGCAGCAGCTTGCACAACCTTTTGCAGGACCGCGTGATCAATCTTTTCACTCTTAAATTTACGTATGCTTCTTCTTCCCTTAACACAATCCAAAAATTCCATGATCTTTCATCTCCCCTATTTTAAGCAGTCGCGTACGCGCCGCCTCTTTTATTTACCGACCTTGTTTTTCAGCTCGCCGATCCCGTCTATCACAATGCTGATCTCGTCGCCTGTCTCCATGGGACCAATGCCTCCCGGCGTTCCCATCGTCACGACGTCGCCCGGCGCAAGCGTCATAAAGCTGCTGATGTACTCGAGCAGCGTATAAGCGTCAAAAATAAAATCGCCGGTGTTGCCCTCCTGTACCGTTTTCCCGTTGAGTATCGCCCGGACACGCGCGTTCCCAGGGTCGGTTTCCGTATCGATCCACGGCCCGAAAGGGCAGAACGTATCGAACCCCTTGCAACGGGCCCACTGCCCGTCCGCGTTCTGCAAATCGCGCGCCGTCACGTCGTTCAGGCAGGTATATCCGAAGATATATTGCGCGGCATTCTGCCTGCTCACATTCCTGCACCGCTTCCCGACAATAAATGCCAGCTCCGCTTCATAATCCAGCCTTGTGCACTGGGGCGGCTTGACGATCGTTCCATTTGGCCTTAGTATCGCGCTTACAAACTTGGAAAAAATCAAAGGCTCTTTCGGCGTATCCATCGCAAGCTCTGCCGCATGGCTTTTATAATTAAGGCCGACCGCGACAATATTTTGCGGCCGTGACGGCGCAAGCAGCGTGCAAGCGTTAAGCGGCGTCTCATCTCCCGTATAGCTTACTTCTTCGTAAGGCGGCCCTGACAGCAGCCTGGCGCAATCTTTTGCGATCTCCGCATAAAAGATACCCTGTTCTATTTTAACTCTTCCAAACCTCATCGCAATCCCTGCCTTTATCTTTTTTTCATTATACCACAAAAGGGTAAACTTGCATAAAAAAACAACCCTCATAAGTGGGTAGGCAGGATAAAGGAATTCTATGCCAAAATTAAAATAAGGCAAGAAAAATTCTTACCTTATTCTAATTCCCTTGACCCAAAACACACGGGTTCCGCTTCCTATTCAGTTTTTAGCGAATGCATTCGCGCATTTTTTTGACAGCTTCATCCATTGTCATATCCTCACGGAAGAGCGCGGACGTTCCCGCAACAAAAATGTCCGTACCCGCAGCGCGCATTTTTACCGCGTTTTCAAAACTCACATTTCCATCTGCCTCAATCGCAACTTCACATCCTGATTTCCGGATCATCTGCCGTGCCTTTTCTATCTTGCGTAGTCCGGATGGTATCATTTTTTGTCCCGCAAACCCTGGATTAACCGTCATCACAAGCAGCACGTCAATATCCTCCATCGTATATTCCAGCATGTTAAGCGGCGTTGCCGGATTCAGCGCAAGCCCTGCTTTCGCCCCACGGTCCCGTATCATCCGCAGCGTCCTCTGCACATGCGTGCATGCTTCGTAATGGAACGAAAGAATATCCCCGTTCCTGACGTCGAACATGTCTACCGCACGCTCCGGGTTTATCACCATCAAATGAATATCCAAGGGGATTTCCGTCATGTCGTGCATCATCCTGACAAAATCGGTTCCGAGGGAATAATTCGGCACGAATACCCCGTCCATAACGTCGCAGTGGAAATAATCCACGCCTGCCCGTTCCATTTCCCGTATCTGTTTTTGCAATTCCTTAAAATCCGCGCACATCAGCGACGGCGATATTTTTCCTGTCATTGCACTTCCCTCACGGATTGATCACGACACGCTTGCCCTGCTTGTTTTCCGCAATGGCTATCCCTTTGAGAATATCGTCTAACGGAAGCCTGTGCGAAATAAATTTCTCGGTATCCAGTATCCCCGAGGCGATCAAGCCGACCGCTTTCATATGGTGAATGGGCAGCGAACCATGCGTACCATGTACATTCAGTTCTTTATAATGGATGAGATTGGTATCCATAGTGACGGTCGTCCCATGCGCCAGTCCGCCAAACAGGTTCACCCTGCCCCTGTTTTTCGCGTAACGCAGCGCGTCCGCCTGCGCCGTGGGAGACGGGCATGCTGTAATGACTACCTCTGCGCCCATGCCATCCGTTTCCTGCATGATTCGCTCATATGTATCTTCTTTCGTGGGATTGATAAACACATCCGCAGAAAATTCCCTTGCCGCGTCCAGCCTTTCTTCGTCCATCTCGACAACAATAATTTTTGTCGCGCCCATCAGCCGCGCGACCTCGATGATCATACATCCAATCGGCCCCGTCCCGATGATCACGACCGTATCTCCCAATTTGATATTGGAAAGTTCCGTACCGTTAAGTACACATCCGAGCGGTTCCGCAAGCGCCGCCTGATCATATGAAATATGATCAGGGATTTTTACCAGCGGACCATACGCCAACATGATCTTGTTTAGTGGAATATATTCCGCAAATCCGCCCTGGAACTGGTAACCTGTCGCGTAATTGATCATGCAGTTGTTTGAAAAACCGGCTTTGCAGAATTTACATTCTCCGCAGGGAATATCCGCGCCAATCGCCACTCTGTCGCCGATCTTCCAGTTGTTCACATTTTTACCGACTTCCGCTACCTCTCCGGCAACTTCATGTCCGATGATACACGGCGTCTTGACCCGATCGTTTCCATAATGAAAAATACGGATGTCCGATCCGCAGATCGCGCAAGCCTTGACGCGCACCAGTATTTCGTCGTCTGTTATTTCCGGCTTGGGCACCTCTTTTACGACCATTTTATTCAATTCTTCCAATACAGCAGCTTTCATTTGATCTCTCCTTATTCCATAATAAAAATGACTCGGTTTGAGAATTCTTTCTTGTCTCTTACCATTTCAAACGCACTGTTTATATCTTTCAATGGGAAGCGATGCGTAATGAAAGGTTTTACGTCCAGCTTTCCGCTCGCCATAACATTCAGTACGGTTTCCCAATCGTTTTTTTGCTTGGTATAGCTTGAATTCCATGTACCCATAACCGCCAGTTGTTTGCGTAAAATCTCCCAGTAATCTTTCTGGGAAAGTTCCATACCGCCCACGGGATTTCCCATCAGCACAACCTTTCCCTGGGGTTTTGCCACATTCAGGCAGCCAGCGTAGGTTGCCGGTACTCCTGCCCCCTCAACCGCAATATCCACACCGCGCCCCTGCGTGATTTCCTGTATACATTCCTGCCAATTTGCGTCTCCGTTGTTCACCGCATACGGAAATCCTGCCTTTTTTGCAAATTCCAGCTTTTGGGCGTCTATATCGAGCAGGATGACCTTTCCCGCTCCCCATACCTGCGCCAAAGACGCCAGCATCAATCCAATCGCCCCTGCACCGAAAATCGCGACACTGTCGCCCAGGCAGACGCCTGCCCTGGACAATGCGTGCAGCGAAACCGCGGCAGGTTCCGCCATTGCCATTTCCTCATAGGAAAGCTCTTCGTCGCACATGACTAAATTCCATGTCGGCACCGCAATATATTCGGCAAAACCGCCGTCGCAGCGCGAACCGAAATAGTTATAGTTCCTGCACGATGCATACTCCCCTACTTCGCACATATCGCACTTATGACAGGGAAGCAGTGGGAATACCGCCGCTTTTTTATGCAGGAAAGTTTTATCCACCCCGTCTCCCAGCGCAACGACCTCTCCTGCGAATTCATGCCCGGGAATCGTCGGGAAATGATAGGTGCCTTTGCTGTAGACCCTGCCTATATCCGATCCGCAAATCCCCGCCGCCTTAACCTTCAATAAAACTTCTCCTGCCTTTGGAACAGGATCGCCGACCTCTTCATACCGCAAATCCCCGATCCCATGCAAAACACCTGCTTTCATCGTTTTACCTCCATTCGCCTGTTTCTAAAATGATACTATCATATGTGATTGACTTTGATAATACATGGCGTTATTATTAGATAAGAATCATTATTTTGCATAAATTCACTCATAAATAATCAAACTCATGCAAATTTGGAGGAAAAACGTCATGCTAGGGATTGAACGCAGACAGAATATACTTGACCTGCTCTCGGAAAACAAATTTCTGAGCGTACACAAGCTTGCTTCCCTGCTTTATGCGAGCGAATCAACGATCCGCCGAGACCTTGAGGCCCTTTCCAGGCTTGGCCTTATAAGCAGGACATTTGGCGGTGCGGCGTTAGTAGAGGGAATGAACGCAGAGATCCCTCTTGCCGTCCGCGAAGACCAATATAACGGACAAAAAGAGGCCATCGCTGTCATGGCCTCAAAATTGATACACCCTGATGATATTTTGATCGTCGATTCTTCCTCCACAGCGTTCAAGCTGCTCCCCTACATCCGTCAGAGCAACACCGTCATCACAAACAGCCCCAAAGTCTCTATGGAACTTGCCGGCAACGCGCATCCCAGGGTCTACTCGACAGGCGGGCATTTACGGGAAAATTCGCTGTCTTATGTCGGACGCTCCGCCAAAAACGCAGTGGAGCTTTTCAACTGTGATATGATGTTCTTTTCCTGCGTGGGAATATCTCCCGAAAGTGGGATGACCGATACCAGCGAAGAAGAAGCGGAACTCAAGGTAACGATGATGAAGCGTTCCCGTGTTAAGGTCGCCATGATCGATTCCTCGAAATTTGATCTTGTCACATTTATTAAAATCTGCGATTTCAGCGCTATCGATTACCTGATCACAGATAAGGAACCTTCCCTTGAATGGCAGCAGGCATTCAAACAAAATAACGTTGAATTGATGTATCCATAACCGCAGCGCAGCCGAATTCGCTTTCTTCTTTCACGTCGTCGCGCAAATGCCGGTACAAGGAAAACTTTTCCTGATAGAAATCATCGAACGCATAGGCCGGCTCCAGGGTTTCCCTGACCACCGACATATTTTGCGCCGCTTCCTCTATGCTGCCATATTCCCCCAGTGCCGCCGCGCACACGGCGGCGCAGCCCAACGCGCCCGCTTCCGACGTGGTCAGTACGCTTACCGGAATTTGCAGAATATCCGCCTTTAATTGCAACCATGCCTTACTGTTGCATCCTCCTCCGGTGCAGACGAGCCGTTCTGCCTGGACACCCAGCATCCGGATTTTTTCCAGATTCAGCTTCTGATCGAATACCAGCCCTTCCAGAATCGCTTTGTAAAGCATATAGCGGTCTGTTCCAATATCGATTCCCGTAATTGCCATCCTTGCCGAAGCGTCCATATAAGGCGTGCCGCTCCCCATAAGATATGGCTGTACCATAATACCGGTCGGGGCCTTGGGCATATTTTTTTCAAACAAAGCATACGGCGGAGATTTTTCATCCGAAAAGATGTCAAAAAACCATTTGATCAGCAATCCCGACGTCGGGTTATATGCTAACGTACAATATTTTCCTTTTTCCCACACCAGCTCGGCCGGCAGGTTGGTTTCTTTTGTAACGCCTGGGGATGGCCTTTTTTCAAAAATAGGCGTCATGCATTCGGACGTTCCCATTGAACAGGCCACCGTATTCTTTCTCAGCCCTGCGCCGATTGCATTGACCGGCTGGTCATGCCCTCCCGCTACAACT comes from Christensenellaceae bacterium and encodes:
- the rpe_3 gene encoding ribulose-phosphate 3-epimerase is translated as MTGKISPSLMCADFKELQKQIREMERAGVDYFHCDVMDGVFVPNYSLGTDFVRMMHDMTEIPLDIHLMVINPERAVDMFDVRNGDILSFHYEACTHVQRTLRMIRDRGAKAGLALNPATPLNMLEYTMEDIDVLLVMTVNPGFAGQKMIPSGLRKIEKARQMIRKSGCEVAIEADGNVSFENAVKMRAAGTDIFVAGTSALFREDMTMDEAVKKMRECIR
- a CDS encoding alcohol dehydrogenase — translated: MKAAVLEELNKMVVKEVPKPEITDDEILVRVKACAICGSDIRIFHYGNDRVKTPCIIGHEVAGEVAEVGKNVNNWKIGDRVAIGADIPCGECKFCKAGFSNNCMINYATGYQFQGGFAEYIPLNKIMLAYGPLVKIPDHISYDQAALAEPLGCVLNGTELSNIKLGDTVVIIGTGPIGCMIIEVARLMGATKIIVVEMDEERLDAAREFSADVFINPTKEDTYERIMQETDGMGAEVVITACPSPTAQADALRYAKNRGRVNLFGGLAHGTTVTMDTNLIHYKELNVHGTHGSLPIHHMKAVGLIASGILDTEKFISHRLPLDDILKGIAIAENKQGKRVVINP
- a CDS encoding 2-hydroxyhepta-2,4-diene-1,7-dioate isomerase yields the protein MRFGRVKIEQGIFYAEIAKDCARLLSGPPYEEVSYTGDETPLNACTLLAPSRPQNIVAVGLNYKSHAAELAMDTPKEPLIFSKFVSAILRPNGTIVKPPQCTRLDYEAELAFIVGKRCRNVSRQNAAQYIFGYTCLNDVTARDLQNADGQWARCKGFDTFCPFGPWIDTETDPGNARVRAILNGKTVQEGNTGDFIFDAYTLLEYISSFMTLAPGDVVTMGTPGGIGPMETGDEISIVIDGIGELKNKVGK
- a CDS encoding indolepyruvate oxidoreductase subunit IorA, giving the protein MSLLMGNEAIALGAINAGVNLVCGYPGTPSTEVLETVAKHNPGDIYVEWSVNEKAAMEVSGGASFSGARVLVTMKQMGLNVAADPLMCLSYLGVRGGMVVMVADDPGPISSQTEQDTRHFAEFANLPVLDPSTPEEAYHMVRYGFALSEKWGLPVILRATTRVCHAYASVNPEQRRQKHEFSGFEKDPRWVIFPSLSLKNHGLLEQKQKEIGQEFSRSEWNYACGSSRTGIVACGAAYTYAKEAVAEIGADVTLIKIGTPYPFPDDFMLEKMGGLEKILVIEDLDAVIENSLARLAGRRRLRWNVYGKETGDLPACGEYTHETVRGAIAAFCGLKDVTEQPDQTPELPVRPPVLCAGCPHRASFYAVKQAMKGIPAVFTGDIGCYTLGNAKPLDMTDTCLCMGAGITVAQGLYHMEPDKKYFAFIGDSTFFHTGIPGVVNAVYNKANITVVVLDNSTTAMTGHQPHPGTGTTMMGERSAPVDIEGILRACGVGYLKTVDPLDFELAKKTAGEAAAHAGVSAIIFKSPCIALYKPEKTYTVDQGKCISCKKCIREIGCPAIALKDGRVGIEPSLCYGCALCTHVCPVGAIKEGEQA
- a CDS encoding phenylacetate--CoA ligase; its protein translation is MEERQFMLFQKQLKNVSENSAFYKQKFAECGFAAGEIKSPDDIGKIPFTDKTDLRQAYPLGLMAVPEQDVVRIHSTSGTTGEPVIIPYTQQDVADWREMFRRCYEIAGVNNTDRVQITPGFGLWTAGIGFEAGCEALGAMAVPMGPGNTEKQLKMMTDLKTTVLGSTSSYALLLAEQVEKLGLKDKIALKKGIIGSERWSDKMRKRIREGLGIELFDIYGLTEIYGPGISIDCECHQGLHYFDDFLYMEIIDPQTGKNVPDGQYGEIVITTLKKQGAPLIRYRTHDMSRLIPGKCACGRSYPRHDRILGRTDDVVKVKGVNIHPSQIDILLKGIEKVSSEYMVTLNKVGSADHMLLQFEVEHGADICEMSEIVGREFKKRIGIKIDTQAVELGGLPRSEKKTKRIHDLRYQ
- a CDS encoding xylulokinase; amino-acid sequence: MGRKPGDAGNMYFCGLDVGTSGVKAVVFDEKGNEKKRAYREYDFLLRADGTRSLDAENIWEKTKIVLREAAGPFGKLVAAISVSSFGEAFVVLDGSDKVLCEVMVSTDRRGEREFEEEMKRIGSDEIISVCGLVPSPTYSLAKLLYLKKRKTEVYTNAKRVLLIGDFIQYRLSGGAAADCSSACRTMLFNIEKAEWSDRLFQVFDIERALFSPAVFTGEIVGKLLLGVARETGLSSNAKVVAGGHDQPVNAIGAGLRKNTVACSMGTSECMTPIFEKRPSPGVTKETNLPAELVWEKGKYCTLAYNPTSGLLIKWFFDIFSDEKSPPYALFEKNMPKAPTGIMVQPYLMGSGTPYMDASARMAITGIDIGTDRYMLYKAILEGLVFDQKLNLEKIRMLGVQAERLVCTGGGCNSKAWLQLKADILQIPVSVLTTSEAGALGCAAVCAAALGEYGSIEEAAQNMSVVRETLEPAYAFDDFYQEKFSLYRHLRDDVKEESEFGCAAVMDTSIQRYFV
- a CDS encoding nitroreductase codes for the protein MEFLDCVKGRRSIRKFKSEKIDHAVLQKVVQAAACAPSWKNTQIARYVVIENEAIKNDIAENCVMGFAHNTAIIKNALAIVVVTYIAGRSGFERDGSFSTSKEDRWEMFDAGIATQTFCLAAHDEGMDTVIMGIFDDDKVARAAQVSEGQKVAAILAVGYADEQPPMPPRKPVEELLSFR
- a CDS encoding DeoR family transcriptional regulator; this encodes MLGIERRQNILDLLSENKFLSVHKLASLLYASESTIRRDLEALSRLGLISRTFGGAALVEGMNAEIPLAVREDQYNGQKEAIAVMASKLIHPDDILIVDSSSTAFKLLPYIRQSNTVITNSPKVSMELAGNAHPRVYSTGGHLRENSLSYVGRSAKNAVELFNCDMMFFSCVGISPESGMTDTSEEEAELKVTMMKRSRVKVAMIDSSKFDLVTFIKICDFSAIDYLITDKEPSLEWQQAFKQNNVELMYP
- a CDS encoding galactitol-1-phosphate 5-dehydrogenase, whose product is MKAGVLHGIGDLRYEEVGDPVPKAGEVLLKVKAAGICGSDIGRVYSKGTYHFPTIPGHEFAGEVVALGDGVDKTFLHKKAAVFPLLPCHKCDMCEVGEYASCRNYNYFGSRCDGGFAEYIAVPTWNLVMCDEELSYEEMAMAEPAAVSLHALSRAGVCLGDSVAIFGAGAIGLMLASLAQVWGAGKVILLDIDAQKLEFAKKAGFPYAVNNGDANWQECIQEITQGRGVDIAVEGAGVPATYAGCLNVAKPQGKVVLMGNPVGGMELSQKDYWEILRKQLAVMGTWNSSYTKQKNDWETVLNVMASGKLDVKPFITHRFPLKDINSAFEMVRDKKEFSNRVIFIME
- a CDS encoding pyruvate:ferredoxin (flavodoxin) oxidoreductase; amino-acid sequence: MKCDVLIAGVGGQGTILASRLIAQSAMEDGCFVRSSETIGMAQRGGSVVSHVRVDAEDKSSVIPMHTADLLLAFEPAEAARQIGRLKKGGKAVVSTQRVIPVTASLSEKTYDLDGICEYIKKHADVRFIDAYAIAQQCGSAKTVNIVLIGAAIGIGAIPFSLERMRALLKRTLSQKILDMNLKALQAGYDAVQ